The Gracilimonas sp. genome includes a region encoding these proteins:
- a CDS encoding DUF3127 domain-containing protein — MDLQLTGKVTQILDEQSGQGKNGPWRKRDFILETKGQYPKQVCITQWGDNIDQQAVNKGDEVTVSIDIQSREYKGNWYTDVKAWKVEKAQGDVQAPPSAPGLTREGNQEMDLDDDLPF, encoded by the coding sequence ATGGATCTTCAGTTAACAGGAAAAGTCACACAAATATTAGATGAGCAATCAGGTCAGGGGAAAAACGGTCCATGGAGAAAAAGAGATTTTATTCTTGAAACCAAAGGGCAGTACCCCAAGCAGGTGTGCATAACGCAGTGGGGTGATAACATTGATCAACAGGCGGTCAATAAAGGAGATGAAGTCACTGTTTCCATTGACATCCAAAGCCGGGAATATAAAGGGAATTGGTACACCGACGTGAAGGCCTGGAAAGTTGAAAAAGCTCAGGGTGATGTGCAGGCACCGCCAAGTGCCCCCGGTTTAACCCGCGAAGGCAATCAGGAAATGGACCTCGACGACGACCTGCCGTTTTAG
- the hemA gene encoding glutamyl-tRNA reductase encodes MRFSAIGISHWKSEVSIRELFYLDNHRRELLDFHTKDIPGGVMMLDTCNRTELYAFCDAEVLISALCKSTNTDREFFKEHGYVYEEEDAYNHLYKVGTGLDSQVLGDVQIIQQVKQAYKKSKDQLSGEFHQLVQSVFRAHKRSRTETDFGRGTASVGFAATQHALDHFKDLSTINILLVGAGKMGKVSCKNLVSNGAEHISVVNRTIDRAKELASTFDIKAHAFSELDEEIKKADLIIAATGANKPILLPKHFEGVEKSQLVLDLSVPRNVDPAVGELEQVTLVDMDSIHEDNQKALEKRENAIPKIKEIIEEEKSDFLKGVKRSRYLLPRIKEIDHRLSDITDSELDRVKHKMDDDSYAKMEEVTRRIKKKIMAIHIDRIDKEFEKAQNEA; translated from the coding sequence ATGAGGTTTAGTGCAATAGGAATTTCTCACTGGAAAAGTGAGGTCTCTATTCGTGAATTATTTTATTTAGACAATCATCGCAGGGAGCTTTTGGATTTTCACACCAAAGATATCCCCGGAGGTGTGATGATGCTGGATACCTGTAACCGGACAGAGCTATATGCTTTTTGTGATGCGGAGGTGTTGATTTCTGCTCTTTGCAAATCAACCAATACCGATCGCGAGTTTTTTAAGGAGCACGGTTATGTTTATGAAGAGGAGGATGCCTACAATCACTTGTATAAAGTAGGCACGGGGCTCGATTCCCAGGTTTTGGGAGATGTGCAAATTATCCAGCAGGTAAAGCAGGCCTACAAAAAATCAAAAGACCAGCTTTCCGGTGAGTTTCACCAGCTGGTACAATCCGTTTTCCGAGCACACAAAAGAAGCCGTACTGAAACCGATTTCGGCCGAGGTACGGCTTCTGTGGGTTTTGCCGCCACCCAGCATGCCCTTGATCACTTTAAGGACCTGAGCACTATCAACATCCTGTTGGTGGGAGCCGGGAAAATGGGTAAGGTGTCCTGTAAAAACCTTGTTTCCAATGGCGCAGAACACATTTCTGTGGTGAACCGAACCATCGACAGGGCCAAAGAGCTGGCTTCCACATTCGACATAAAAGCTCATGCATTTTCAGAGCTGGATGAAGAAATCAAAAAAGCGGACCTCATCATTGCCGCTACCGGCGCTAATAAACCCATCTTGCTCCCCAAGCATTTTGAGGGGGTTGAAAAGTCCCAGCTGGTACTTGATTTAAGCGTTCCACGGAATGTAGATCCGGCCGTGGGTGAATTAGAGCAGGTTACACTGGTTGATATGGATTCCATTCATGAAGACAACCAAAAAGCGCTGGAAAAGAGAGAGAATGCCATTCCAAAAATCAAGGAAATCATAGAGGAAGAAAAATCAGATTTTCTCAAAGGTGTGAAACGCTCCAGGTATCTGTTACCCCGCATCAAAGAAATTGATCACCGCTTAAGTGATATTACCGATTCGGAACTGGACCGCGTAAAACATAAGATGGATGATGATTCTTATGCGAAGATGGAAGAAGTGACCCGGCGCATCAAAAAGAAAATCATGGCCATTCACATAGATCGAATCGACAAAGAATTCGAGAAGGCACAAAATGAAGCTTAA
- the hemC gene encoding hydroxymethylbilane synthase, which yields MKLKIGTRKSTLALWQAELVSKKLNDLGVQTQLVEIESFGDKEQDIPIHKLGDKGVFTKALDDALIKEEVDLAVHSLKDVPTVLLNDLDLVSVLERGNPRDVLVKPKEEKENIQRTIATGSIRRTAFWKNRFPGDEVVGLRGNVPTRLQKVDDNDWYGAVFAYAGLERIGFENRISEVLDWMIPAPSQGAVGVVARKDTAHRALFNKLNHNETRICVDIERAFLNELEAGCSSPVGAHAYIKKDVLYFTGAVLALDGSRRMDVEREIPVSEATAEKGHQWADLLKKDGAVELLTHRNSND from the coding sequence ATGAAGCTTAAAATCGGTACCCGTAAAAGTACGCTCGCTCTTTGGCAGGCAGAATTAGTTAGCAAAAAGCTGAACGACCTTGGTGTGCAAACACAGCTGGTGGAAATTGAGTCGTTTGGCGACAAAGAGCAAGATATCCCCATTCACAAACTGGGCGATAAAGGGGTTTTTACCAAAGCACTTGATGATGCACTCATCAAAGAAGAGGTAGATCTTGCCGTACATTCTCTGAAAGATGTACCCACTGTATTGCTGAATGACCTCGATTTGGTTTCGGTATTGGAAAGAGGCAATCCCCGGGATGTACTGGTAAAGCCCAAAGAGGAAAAAGAAAATATCCAACGAACAATCGCAACCGGGAGCATACGCCGGACCGCCTTCTGGAAAAATCGTTTTCCGGGAGATGAAGTAGTTGGCCTGAGAGGAAATGTACCGACCCGCCTACAAAAAGTGGATGACAACGATTGGTACGGAGCGGTATTTGCCTATGCCGGTTTGGAGCGTATTGGTTTTGAAAACAGGATCAGCGAGGTATTGGATTGGATGATCCCGGCGCCATCGCAGGGAGCCGTAGGAGTAGTAGCAAGAAAAGATACCGCTCATCGTGCATTATTTAACAAGCTGAATCACAACGAAACCCGGATTTGTGTAGATATTGAACGGGCTTTTTTGAATGAATTGGAAGCGGGGTGTTCTTCACCGGTTGGGGCTCATGCCTACATCAAAAAAGATGTGCTTTATTTTACAGGAGCGGTTTTAGCTCTGGATGGTTCACGACGAATGGATGTAGAACGGGAGATTCCGGTCTCAGAAGCTACAGCTGAAAAAGGACATCAATGGGCTGATTTACTGAAGAAAGACGGAGCGGTTGAATTATTAACCCACCGAAATTCCAATGATTAA
- a CDS encoding uroporphyrinogen-III synthase, giving the protein MINQSKPRILFTTRLKKQRLAALQSSGFLVESVPFITFEYVIPAMWISQLPDQTDAWIFTSKKAVKAIKPAFKDLEVPDHIFAVGSKTAGMLEELNLEVTIPDEYNVVALAKKMKELELKNVTHFCGNLKAGDLNKLLGEDVNLTSVEVYRTKLAPHTLNISNYDGIVFMSPSAVESFSERNEINGTAKVFCIGPTTEAAATEVGFENCITPEYSTLDDLTESIQNYFN; this is encoded by the coding sequence ATGATTAATCAAAGCAAACCCAGAATTTTATTCACCACACGGCTTAAAAAGCAAAGGTTGGCAGCCTTACAATCGTCCGGGTTTTTAGTGGAAAGCGTGCCCTTTATTACTTTCGAATATGTAATTCCGGCTATGTGGATTAGCCAGCTTCCCGACCAAACTGATGCCTGGATATTCACCAGTAAGAAAGCAGTAAAGGCTATCAAACCGGCCTTTAAAGACCTGGAAGTACCCGACCACATTTTTGCCGTAGGTTCTAAAACGGCCGGGATGCTGGAGGAACTGAATCTTGAAGTTACCATTCCGGACGAGTACAATGTTGTCGCTCTCGCTAAAAAGATGAAAGAGCTTGAACTAAAAAACGTGACTCATTTCTGCGGAAATTTAAAAGCCGGAGACTTAAATAAACTGCTGGGTGAGGATGTAAATCTTACTTCCGTGGAAGTTTACCGAACTAAACTGGCTCCTCATACCTTAAATATTTCCAATTACGACGGCATTGTTTTTATGAGTCCAAGCGCGGTGGAGTCATTTTCTGAACGGAATGAGATAAACGGAACGGCTAAAGTTTTTTGTATTGGCCCTACCACAGAGGCCGCAGCTACAGAGGTGGGCTTCGAAAACTGTATCACTCCGGAGTATTCCACGCTGGACGACCTGACTGAATCCATTCAAAATTATTTTAACTGA
- the hemE gene encoding uroporphyrinogen decarboxylase: MNFPELKNRLLLDVLEGNETERPPVWMMRQAGRYLPEYMEIKKKYGFFERVKTPELACEITIQPIDIVGTDAAILFSDILVLIECLDVEVQLKPGFGPYLPDPIRTVEQVENLNIIPAEEQLSYVYDALSLTRKTLDGRVPLIGFAGAPWTLFCYLVEGQGSKTFSTAKSFLFSQPEAAQKLLEVMTDQTIQYLHHQVKAGAQVLQVFESWAAALGPDDFRKLALPHLQRIAEEDYGVPLIMFCKDAEWSYPFFANTKVSGFGIGWGCTPEHAREFAGDKVVQGNFDPSKLLMSPDKIEAEATEMMKRFGKGNYIANLGHGILPNVPVENAKRFVDTVKNYRY; the protein is encoded by the coding sequence ATGAATTTTCCTGAACTAAAAAATCGATTGCTGCTGGATGTACTTGAAGGCAATGAAACTGAACGTCCACCGGTATGGATGATGCGTCAGGCCGGGCGATACCTTCCGGAATACATGGAGATTAAAAAGAAGTACGGCTTTTTTGAGCGGGTTAAAACCCCGGAGCTGGCTTGTGAAATCACCATTCAGCCCATCGATATTGTAGGCACAGATGCAGCCATCCTTTTTTCTGATATCCTGGTTTTGATTGAATGCCTGGATGTGGAAGTGCAACTGAAACCGGGTTTTGGCCCTTACCTGCCGGACCCAATCCGAACGGTGGAGCAAGTGGAAAACCTGAACATCATTCCGGCAGAGGAACAACTGAGCTATGTGTACGATGCACTGTCGCTCACCCGAAAAACACTGGACGGCCGCGTTCCCTTAATCGGTTTCGCCGGCGCCCCGTGGACGCTCTTCTGTTATTTGGTTGAAGGGCAGGGTTCAAAAACCTTCTCTACAGCAAAATCCTTTTTATTCTCACAACCGGAGGCTGCTCAAAAGCTGCTGGAAGTGATGACGGACCAAACCATTCAATACTTGCATCATCAGGTGAAAGCGGGGGCACAAGTGCTTCAGGTGTTTGAATCGTGGGCGGCGGCACTGGGCCCGGATGATTTCCGGAAATTAGCCCTGCCGCACTTGCAGCGTATTGCTGAAGAAGATTATGGCGTACCGTTAATTATGTTTTGCAAGGATGCGGAATGGAGTTATCCGTTTTTTGCTAATACCAAAGTATCGGGTTTTGGAATTGGTTGGGGATGCACCCCCGAACATGCCCGTGAATTTGCCGGTGATAAGGTAGTTCAGGGAAATTTTGATCCGTCCAAATTATTGATGAGCCCGGATAAGATTGAAGCCGAAGCTACAGAGATGATGAAAAGGTTCGGAAAAGGAAATTACATTGCAAATCTGGGGCATGGCATTCTGCCAAACGTCCCGGTCGAAAATGCCAAACGATTCGTTGATACGGTTAAAAATTATCGATATTAA
- the hemF gene encoding oxygen-dependent coproporphyrinogen oxidase, with protein sequence MDTKLTSKKEEFSRFVKNVQQHICDELEAVDGTQKFRIEDWEREGFGGGSTRIIAGGNVIEKGGVNVSAVGGPLPEAMQKKFEVPESEFFATGVSLVIHPQNPFVPTVHANYRYFELYDKDTGELKDQWFGGGADMTPYYLFAEDANHFHQVHKEVCDRFNPDYYPDFKAECDAYFYNHHREEARGIGGLFFDYQRPDKNRSADDLFEFCKAAGFAFTDAYVPIIKKRKDDEFSQEHRDWQEIRRGRYVEFNLIHDRGTLFGLKTKGRIESILMSLPPKVQWVYDHHPEPGSPEAELVDHLKPIDWINYS encoded by the coding sequence ATGGATACAAAACTAACATCCAAAAAAGAAGAATTCAGCCGGTTCGTCAAGAATGTGCAACAGCATATTTGCGATGAATTAGAGGCTGTGGATGGAACCCAAAAATTCCGTATTGAGGATTGGGAGCGGGAAGGATTTGGAGGAGGCAGCACGCGCATAATTGCCGGTGGCAATGTGATAGAAAAAGGTGGGGTAAATGTGTCGGCCGTTGGCGGACCTCTGCCCGAGGCAATGCAGAAGAAATTTGAAGTACCGGAATCAGAGTTTTTTGCCACGGGTGTCTCACTGGTCATACATCCCCAAAATCCGTTTGTACCCACGGTTCACGCCAATTACCGGTATTTTGAACTGTATGATAAAGACACCGGAGAGCTGAAAGATCAGTGGTTTGGCGGCGGGGCCGACATGACGCCCTATTACCTGTTCGCGGAAGATGCTAATCATTTTCACCAGGTTCATAAAGAAGTATGTGACCGGTTCAACCCGGATTATTATCCTGATTTTAAAGCCGAGTGTGATGCCTATTTCTACAATCATCACCGGGAGGAAGCTCGTGGAATCGGAGGGCTGTTTTTTGATTATCAGCGCCCGGATAAGAACCGTTCTGCAGATGACTTATTCGAGTTTTGTAAGGCGGCCGGGTTTGCCTTCACCGATGCCTACGTTCCTATCATAAAAAAGCGGAAGGATGATGAGTTTAGCCAGGAACACCGGGACTGGCAGGAAATCCGCCGTGGCCGTTATGTGGAATTTAATTTAATTCACGATCGCGGTACTTTATTCGGGCTGAAGACCAAGGGCCGGATTGAATCTATTTTGATGAGCCTGCCACCGAAAGTGCAGTGGGTGTACGATCATCATCCGGAACCGGGCAGCCCCGAAGCCGAGCTGGTCGACCACCTGAAACCCATTGATTGGATTAATTATAGCTAA
- the hemB gene encoding porphobilinogen synthase, whose amino-acid sequence MKYPTTRLRRNRQSDAIREMVQENRLHPSDFIAPIFIMEGENKKEEIPSMPEYFRYSLDLLKDELDELVEVGIQSVLLFVKVPDEKKDNKGTEALNDDGLMQESVRFIKKDYPDLLVMTDVAMDPYSSYGHDGIVEDGEIVNDPSVEVLAQMAVSHAKAGADMVAPSDMMDGRIGAMRVALDEAGFENTSIMAYSAKYASSYYGPFRDALDSAPGFGDKKSYQMNPANVDEALREVELDIQEGADIVMVKPGMPYLDVVRAVKQNFNIPVSVYNVSGEYAMIKAAAEKGWLNEEEAMMEALLGFKRAGADLIATYFAKAAARIIHKW is encoded by the coding sequence ATGAAATACCCAACAACCCGATTACGACGAAACCGGCAATCAGATGCCATCCGTGAGATGGTGCAGGAGAACCGTTTACATCCATCCGATTTTATAGCTCCCATTTTCATCATGGAGGGAGAGAACAAGAAAGAGGAAATCCCCAGCATGCCGGAGTATTTTCGGTACTCGTTAGATTTGCTGAAGGATGAACTGGATGAATTGGTTGAAGTTGGGATTCAGTCGGTATTGTTATTTGTAAAGGTTCCGGACGAAAAGAAAGACAATAAAGGCACCGAGGCTTTAAACGATGACGGACTGATGCAAGAATCCGTTAGGTTTATCAAAAAGGATTACCCGGATTTGCTGGTTATGACCGATGTGGCGATGGATCCATATTCCTCATACGGACATGATGGCATTGTGGAAGATGGCGAAATTGTGAATGACCCTTCGGTGGAGGTGCTTGCACAGATGGCTGTGAGTCATGCCAAGGCCGGAGCTGATATGGTGGCGCCGTCCGACATGATGGATGGCCGGATTGGAGCCATGCGTGTAGCATTGGATGAAGCCGGATTTGAGAATACCAGCATCATGGCGTACAGTGCAAAATATGCTTCTTCTTACTACGGTCCATTTCGTGATGCCCTGGATTCTGCTCCGGGATTTGGGGACAAAAAAAGCTACCAGATGAATCCGGCTAATGTGGACGAAGCCCTGCGTGAAGTGGAGCTGGACATTCAGGAAGGAGCCGATATTGTAATGGTAAAGCCGGGAATGCCTTATCTGGATGTGGTGCGGGCCGTAAAGCAGAACTTCAACATTCCGGTTTCGGTTTATAACGTCTCCGGTGAATATGCCATGATTAAAGCAGCTGCTGAAAAAGGCTGGCTCAATGAAGAAGAGGCCATGATGGAAGCACTGTTAGGATTCAAAAGAGCCGGCGCTGATTTAATTGCCACTTATTTTGCGAAGGCTGCTGCCCGTATTATTCATAAATGGTGA
- the hemL gene encoding glutamate-1-semialdehyde 2,1-aminomutase — MDYPKSKELYERASKVIPGGVNSPVRAFNSVGGTPLFITRAQGSYLWDEEGNRYIDLISSWGPMLLGHAEPDVIKAVQQTAENSTSFGAPTRLEVEMAELICSSVPGVDKIRMVNSGTEATMSAIRVARGYTGKNKIIKFKGNYHGHGDSFLIEAGSGALTMGEPSSPGVTEGTAKDTLNAEYNNLDSVKKLVEANKDDMAAIILEPIAGNMGCIPPNEGFLEGLRALCDEQNIVLIFDEVMTGFRVDFRGAQKVYGVTADMVTYGKIIGAGLPVGAYGGKEEIMDYVAPTGPVYQAGTLSGNPLAMAAGFTLLKKLKDHPEVYDELEKKSQVLATGITKILQEYDIPHAMNRVGSMIGVFYCEGPVETFDDANHTDKELFGRIFHGMLKRGVHLPPSPFEAFFLANSLTTDDISFILTAFEETISEIKSD, encoded by the coding sequence ATGGATTACCCAAAGAGCAAAGAACTTTACGAACGAGCATCAAAAGTGATTCCCGGCGGAGTAAATTCTCCGGTACGGGCTTTTAACAGTGTGGGGGGAACACCCTTGTTTATCACCCGCGCTCAGGGATCGTATCTCTGGGACGAAGAAGGCAATCGATATATCGATCTCATCAGTTCGTGGGGACCAATGCTGTTGGGTCATGCGGAGCCGGATGTTATTAAAGCAGTTCAGCAAACCGCAGAAAACTCGACTTCATTTGGAGCACCGACCCGACTGGAAGTGGAGATGGCCGAGCTGATTTGCAGCTCTGTTCCGGGAGTGGATAAAATCCGGATGGTGAATTCAGGAACCGAAGCTACCATGAGTGCCATCCGTGTTGCTCGTGGATATACCGGGAAGAACAAGATCATTAAGTTTAAAGGAAATTATCACGGCCATGGCGATTCCTTTTTGATTGAAGCCGGAAGCGGTGCCCTCACCATGGGCGAGCCAAGCAGTCCCGGTGTTACGGAAGGAACAGCCAAAGACACACTGAACGCCGAGTACAACAACCTGGATTCCGTGAAGAAATTGGTGGAGGCCAATAAGGATGACATGGCTGCGATCATCCTGGAACCCATTGCCGGAAATATGGGATGTATTCCTCCTAATGAAGGATTCTTGGAAGGATTGCGAGCACTTTGTGATGAACAAAATATCGTACTCATTTTTGATGAAGTGATGACCGGTTTTCGTGTGGATTTCCGGGGTGCCCAGAAAGTGTACGGGGTTACGGCCGATATGGTAACCTATGGTAAAATCATAGGTGCCGGATTGCCGGTGGGAGCCTATGGCGGAAAAGAAGAAATCATGGATTATGTGGCACCGACAGGCCCGGTTTATCAGGCGGGGACCTTGTCCGGAAACCCGCTGGCTATGGCGGCAGGATTTACTCTTCTGAAGAAGCTGAAAGATCACCCCGAAGTGTATGACGAGCTGGAGAAGAAATCACAAGTACTGGCTACCGGCATAACTAAAATACTTCAAGAGTATGACATCCCTCACGCGATGAACCGGGTAGGCTCCATGATCGGGGTGTTTTACTGTGAAGGTCCGGTTGAGACTTTCGACGACGCCAACCACACCGATAAGGAACTGTTTGGTAGGATCTTTCATGGCATGCTGAAGCGGGGTGTTCACTTGCCTCCGTCTCCCTTTGAGGCTTTCTTTCTGGCTAATTCGCTGACAACAGACGATATCAGCTTTATATTGACGGCTTTTGAGGAGACGATTTCAGAGATAAAATCTGATTAA
- a CDS encoding SRPBCC family protein codes for MSTITVTKRIHAPKELVFKTVSDIKNFSKAVPDITNVEFLTEQDYGVGTKFRETRDMNGRKASTELEVTELVENAHIRIVSDTMGTIWDSLFTVEKKEDGTELTLIMDTKAYKLMSKIINPFMKGMMKKALEKDMDAVKNYCESNN; via the coding sequence ATGAGCACCATCACAGTCACCAAACGGATACATGCTCCCAAGGAACTCGTTTTTAAAACGGTTTCGGATATAAAGAACTTTTCCAAAGCGGTTCCTGATATTACAAACGTAGAGTTTTTGACAGAACAGGATTATGGAGTGGGAACCAAATTCAGGGAAACCCGTGATATGAACGGGCGGAAGGCCTCTACAGAACTTGAGGTGACTGAACTGGTCGAAAACGCTCACATTCGAATAGTATCTGATACCATGGGCACGATTTGGGATTCGCTATTCACCGTCGAAAAGAAAGAAGACGGAACGGAGCTCACGCTGATCATGGATACCAAAGCGTATAAACTCATGTCAAAAATTATCAACCCTTTTATGAAAGGCATGATGAAAAAAGCGCTTGAGAAAGATATGGACGCTGTGAAAAATTATTGTGAATCGAATAATTAG
- a CDS encoding PQQ-binding-like beta-propeller repeat protein, whose translation MLKKLPVLSISLAILLTGCGTTIETTMTKKWEKERIFDSEEDKSFSQMYMTDDGSAVTVISPGGVQAVNVEGETIAEEKRADFYTTFLNENTGLDRLTDKVTYIYIPHRHALLEFNYASFSESVSYIDLENKNVKWMADDLKWSLERYQAFARSLSKGLNFGGQLATGAAAEVMLPERFVGNLTRIIPELDAFIFKTLDGLKLISLKDGSVIWTNNKFDGGLVEIIYDKPSNSLVAVNRDDDAFAVKGLQFNKQLMRIDASTGQTIWENSYDGNIREKLDGVGVWADRRTDIRLKDGNIMINFLNVEVYDFETGEKHWQTTTGNDKLLDMVAPEMQVMNLFAFPEIEDGKLYRVTHENTSLGGVDVVIEAYDYDSGNLLWKTDKITRNDPVNDMVVEGDHLIASTTASEGIIAFDLSTGEEVWQYTGFGKHGIQFKMEKANGTVIAAGFGNIVSLNTDNGEPIYKLSTSDIGLGDLNDMDKKGNALLVSGSKGFGSFDLSDGSEKASIPTPSGGIMNIHESQGLVLIQPKPNYGDAKYPVDDAYHLVDLQNEMLLGTLGNGNRRGVQVSPDFSHLYVLTNGKIMMYSAN comes from the coding sequence ATGTTAAAGAAATTACCAGTTCTGAGCATATCACTGGCCATCCTGTTGACGGGTTGTGGAACCACCATAGAAACAACTATGACGAAAAAATGGGAAAAAGAACGAATATTCGATTCTGAAGAAGATAAATCATTTTCCCAAATGTACATGACTGATGATGGTTCGGCCGTGACTGTAATCTCACCGGGTGGGGTGCAGGCTGTAAATGTTGAAGGTGAAACAATAGCAGAAGAAAAAAGAGCAGATTTCTACACAACTTTTCTGAATGAAAACACCGGCCTTGATCGCCTGACTGATAAGGTTACTTACATTTACATTCCTCACCGGCATGCATTGCTGGAGTTTAATTATGCCAGCTTCTCAGAATCCGTAAGCTACATTGATCTGGAAAATAAGAATGTAAAATGGATGGCTGATGACCTGAAATGGAGTCTTGAAAGGTATCAGGCATTTGCACGTTCCTTATCTAAAGGATTAAACTTTGGCGGGCAGTTAGCAACTGGTGCTGCAGCTGAAGTAATGTTACCGGAACGGTTTGTAGGAAACCTGACCCGGATAATACCGGAACTGGATGCTTTTATTTTTAAAACACTGGATGGCCTTAAGCTTATTAGTTTAAAAGATGGAAGTGTAATATGGACTAATAATAAATTTGATGGGGGCTTGGTGGAGATTATTTATGATAAACCAAGTAATAGTCTGGTTGCCGTTAATAGAGATGATGATGCATTTGCAGTGAAAGGGCTTCAGTTTAATAAACAACTGATGCGCATTGATGCAAGTACGGGACAAACAATTTGGGAAAACTCATACGATGGTAATATCCGTGAAAAACTGGATGGGGTAGGAGTTTGGGCAGACCGTAGGACGGATATCCGGTTAAAGGATGGAAACATCATGATCAATTTTCTGAATGTGGAGGTCTATGATTTTGAGACTGGTGAAAAACACTGGCAGACAACAACAGGAAATGACAAACTTCTGGATATGGTAGCCCCCGAAATGCAAGTCATGAATTTGTTTGCGTTTCCGGAGATTGAGGACGGGAAATTATATCGCGTAACACATGAGAATACCAGTCTTGGCGGGGTTGATGTCGTGATCGAAGCCTATGATTATGATTCCGGTAATCTGCTTTGGAAAACGGATAAGATTACCCGCAACGACCCGGTTAATGATATGGTCGTGGAAGGAGATCATTTGATTGCTTCAACTACCGCCTCAGAAGGTATCATCGCTTTTGATCTCTCGACTGGGGAGGAAGTATGGCAATATACCGGCTTTGGAAAACATGGCATTCAGTTTAAGATGGAAAAAGCAAATGGAACTGTTATTGCCGCAGGCTTCGGGAATATAGTTTCGCTAAACACAGATAATGGAGAACCGATTTATAAGCTCTCAACTTCGGATATTGGATTGGGAGATCTCAACGATATGGATAAAAAAGGAAACGCATTACTGGTATCGGGAAGCAAAGGTTTTGGAAGTTTTGATCTGTCAGACGGTTCCGAAAAGGCTTCCATCCCAACTCCAAGCGGTGGCATTATGAACATACATGAAAGTCAGGGTTTGGTGCTCATTCAACCCAAACCAAATTATGGTGATGCAAAGTATCCGGTAGATGACGCCTATCATTTGGTTGACCTTCAGAATGAAATGTTACTGGGAACCCTTGGCAATGGCAACCGTCGGGGGGTACAAGTGTCTCCTGATTTTAGTCATTTGTATGTATTGACCAATGGTAAAATCATGATGTATTCTGCGAACTAA